One genomic segment of Suncus etruscus isolate mSunEtr1 chromosome 15, mSunEtr1.pri.cur, whole genome shotgun sequence includes these proteins:
- the LOC126030623 gene encoding LOW QUALITY PROTEIN: pre-mRNA-splicing factor 38A-like (The sequence of the model RefSeq protein was modified relative to this genomic sequence to represent the inferred CDS: inserted 1 base in 1 codon) — translation MANHTMKDALSIHGTNPQYLVEKIIRMRIYESRYWKEECFGLTAEQVVDKATELRFVGGMSGGHIKPAPFLCLTLKMLQLQPEKEIIVELIQNEDFKYVRLLGALYLRLTGTALDCYKYLEPLYNDYRKIKRQNRNGELEVMHVDEFIDELLHSERVCDVLLPHLQKRSLLEEAEQLEPRVSALEDMDDXESSEEEEHEKLERARSPDHCQKSSQDLGQPRHSPTLCYKSRSRSPPRWSLSPKRSPSPQRTRHGSKNPRHHPSRSRQRCLRPLSMSPGHHCIHRHRNHSKAPERSKKSHKKSGRWNE, via the exons ATGGCAAACCACACCATGAAGGATGCTCTCAGCATTCATGGCACCAACCCTCAGTACCTGGTGGAGAAGATCATTCGAATGCGAATCTATGAGTCCAGGTACTGGAAAGAAGAGTGCTTTGGGCTGACAGCTGAACAGGTAGTTGATAAAGCCACGGAGTTAAGGTTTGTGGGTGGCATGTCTGGTGGCCACATCAAACCAGCTCCTTTCCTTTGCTTGACTCTGAAGATGCTACAACTCCAACCTGAGAAGGAAATCATTGTGGAGTTGATCCAAAATGAAGACTTCAAGTATGTCCGCCTGTTGGGTGCACTTTACCTCAGGCTGACAGGCACTGCCCTGGATTGTTACAAGTACTTGGAGCCTCTGTACAATGACTACAGAAAAATCAAGAGGCAGAACCGTAACGGGGAGTTGGAAGTGATGCATGTCGATGAGTTTATTGACGAGTTGTTGCACAGTGAGAGGGTTTGTGATGTCCTTCTGCCACATCTCCAGAAACGTTCTTTACTAGAAGAAGCTGAGCAGTTGGAGCCTCGGGTTAGTGCTCTTGAAGACATGGATG TAGAATCCAGTGAAGAGGAAGAACATGAGAAGTTGGAAAGAGCTCGAtcacctgatcactgccagaaaAGCTCCCAAGACTTAGGCCAGCCCAGGCATTCTCCCACACTGTGCTATAAAAGTCGGAGCAGATCACCTCCTAGATGGAGTCTCTCTCCCAAGAGGAGTCCCTCCCCTCAACGAACAAGACATGGCAGCAAGAATCCAAGACATCACCCTAGCAGATCCCGACAGAGATGTCTTAGACCTCTCTCCATGTCCCCAGGTCATCATTGTATCCACAGACATCGAAACCACTCAAAGGCTCCTGAAAGATCCAAGAAAAGCCACAAGAAGAGTGGAAGATGGAATGAATAA